In Treponema sp. OMZ 798, the following proteins share a genomic window:
- a CDS encoding CpXC domain-containing protein, translating to MKIHCPCDKSFEIEHHAKINLDKEPEILKKIADGSYLTFKCPQCGRKVRSEIKTRIEWPSKKLVLLFVPEADRIACLSSCSGLKEINEKTKKAEKIEYEKADETPVIGYSELAERLAVVEAGLDPHAMEVLKFFILDSGKDIKGKKIKIFFHSICNDGNFEFYVYGLKEDQVAVMKIPVRLYDSVCQDIKNNKKSEVFTAVYLGNYLSYQNIFTEGRDS from the coding sequence ATGAAGATACATTGTCCTTGCGATAAAAGTTTTGAAATTGAACATCATGCTAAAATAAATTTGGATAAGGAACCTGAAATATTAAAAAAAATAGCCGACGGTTCATATTTGACCTTTAAGTGCCCTCAATGCGGGAGAAAGGTCCGTTCGGAGATAAAGACAAGAATAGAATGGCCTTCAAAAAAGCTTGTTTTACTTTTTGTTCCGGAGGCCGATAGAATAGCCTGTCTTTCCAGCTGCTCGGGATTAAAAGAGATAAACGAAAAAACAAAAAAAGCTGAAAAGATAGAATATGAAAAAGCCGATGAAACCCCGGTTATAGGTTACTCGGAATTGGCTGAGCGGCTTGCCGTTGTTGAAGCAGGTTTAGATCCCCATGCCATGGAAGTTTTAAAATTCTTTATATTGGACAGCGGAAAGGACATAAAAGGAAAAAAGATAAAAATCTTTTTCCACTCGATATGCAATGACGGAAACTTTGAATTTTATGTCTACGGCTTAAAAGAAGACCAAGTAGCGGTTATGAAAATTCCTGTCAGATTGTATGACTCGGTTTGTCAAGATATCAAAAACAATAAAAAGTCTGAAGTCTTTACAGCCGTATATTTGGGGAACTATCTTTCCTACCAAAATATTTTTACCGAAGGAAGGGATTCATAG
- a CDS encoding YncE family protein — MYKKYLCLFFALILCFSLGAQNQDLPWSEVAENQGQETGNTAPDEGNAGTDKPEFQQTESSETANTESTEQGQKPAEENASTSQQAPPETSANTSQQTQPAENSNTPQQSPPEEKKINALAFAQAMTLAVANDKALYSRNTASRANAPEKDRFRSAKVVHKFSGGVTEIMNSGTLPIFFAAGKDGFVTRYSYPKFEPDTWQLSSMPIQKIAVHPQGKLVAVYETNGFSVHQVSLWDWAKKKALFSKRLSDSVVSLSWSANGTYLFVGNRSTDGITVLDSKGIVQNIYKEAPGIVFLAATASTERSIVTYGESGRLVYTDISKKKKLKEFRTENKLENPNLIKNFTRIIGYKDNNVYVIDAVTGETVSKHQARYALFASKIQDSVPIWIERTRRKNEWCIRQGDASSKGFYVPGNSKITAARHIKNHMIIGTRDGSIYMIGLNEDSSVNLEKPLAYSDSKIDDITSDGNVLYILKDGKIYVQNSPEEKPVSIIENLKTNKFTFYNNGFLLWSDIKKGTPISHYSLDTKSLKKIITPKETVISISVYKNLFLYVESFNGVTLVNFENGKKEFVYNAPGIQNAVQVDDSTMLIAKSAIGRSQSPVFIINTLTEETSPIPMEGNLAFSLEQNSSRPNSLACFLTGTNPSPKTELLHIGLNRKNLIDSTFKPILSYKEEDVDAFLEISGNDILTNLGNSSLVHYNTSSKQGKRLSRSYGFPKEAIILKKYFISLNFGDTLSWYERKTGAILKTINIE; from the coding sequence ATGTACAAAAAATATCTTTGTTTATTTTTTGCTTTAATTTTATGTTTTTCTTTAGGGGCTCAAAATCAGGATCTCCCTTGGAGCGAGGTTGCCGAAAATCAAGGACAAGAAACGGGCAATACTGCTCCGGACGAAGGCAACGCCGGCACAGATAAACCTGAATTCCAACAAACGGAAAGCAGTGAAACGGCAAACACAGAGAGCACGGAGCAAGGACAGAAACCGGCAGAAGAAAACGCAAGTACATCACAGCAGGCGCCGCCTGAAACAAGCGCTAATACAAGCCAACAAACTCAACCGGCAGAAAATTCAAACACACCACAGCAATCTCCGCCGGAAGAAAAAAAAATAAACGCCCTTGCCTTTGCTCAGGCTATGACCCTTGCAGTTGCAAACGACAAGGCTCTTTATTCACGCAACACAGCTTCAAGAGCAAACGCCCCTGAAAAAGACAGATTCCGCTCGGCAAAGGTTGTCCACAAATTTTCGGGCGGAGTTACAGAGATAATGAACTCAGGCACCTTGCCGATATTTTTTGCGGCCGGAAAGGACGGCTTTGTTACCAGATATTCCTATCCCAAATTTGAGCCCGATACTTGGCAGCTTTCAAGTATGCCCATACAAAAAATAGCCGTCCATCCTCAGGGAAAACTCGTCGCCGTTTATGAAACAAACGGATTCAGCGTTCACCAAGTTTCCCTTTGGGATTGGGCAAAAAAGAAGGCCCTATTTTCAAAGCGCTTATCCGATTCGGTCGTATCCCTTTCATGGTCGGCAAACGGAACCTACCTCTTCGTAGGCAACCGATCTACCGACGGCATTACCGTATTGGATTCAAAGGGCATCGTACAAAATATTTATAAGGAAGCCCCCGGAATAGTTTTTTTGGCAGCGACAGCATCAACCGAAAGAAGCATTGTAACTTACGGAGAATCGGGCCGCCTCGTTTACACAGATATATCAAAGAAAAAAAAGCTAAAAGAATTCAGAACAGAGAACAAACTTGAAAATCCGAATCTTATAAAAAACTTTACAAGAATTATCGGCTATAAGGACAATAATGTCTATGTAATAGATGCCGTTACCGGTGAAACGGTATCGAAACATCAAGCCCGATATGCCCTCTTCGCTTCCAAAATTCAAGACTCGGTTCCTATTTGGATCGAAAGAACAAGGAGAAAAAATGAATGGTGCATAAGACAAGGAGATGCATCTTCAAAGGGCTTTTATGTGCCGGGGAATTCCAAAATAACGGCAGCCCGCCATATTAAAAATCACATGATAATCGGAACCCGAGACGGTTCGATTTACATGATAGGCTTAAACGAAGACTCTTCGGTCAATCTTGAAAAACCGCTCGCCTACTCCGACTCAAAAATAGACGACATAACAAGCGACGGAAATGTTTTGTACATCCTAAAAGACGGAAAAATCTATGTTCAAAATTCACCTGAAGAAAAACCCGTTTCAATAATAGAAAACCTGAAAACAAATAAGTTTACATTTTATAACAACGGCTTTTTGCTCTGGTCGGACATAAAAAAAGGAACTCCCATATCCCACTACTCCCTTGATACAAAGAGCCTAAAAAAGATTATCACGCCTAAGGAAACGGTTATATCGATTTCGGTTTATAAGAATTTATTTTTATATGTCGAGTCCTTTAACGGAGTTACACTGGTTAATTTTGAAAACGGAAAAAAAGAATTTGTCTATAATGCCCCGGGAATTCAAAATGCGGTTCAAGTAGACGACAGCACAATGCTGATTGCTAAAAGCGCCATAGGCCGCTCTCAAAGCCCGGTCTTTATAATAAACACCCTGACGGAAGAAACAAGCCCGATTCCTATGGAAGGAAATTTAGCCTTTTCCCTTGAGCAAAACAGCTCGCGCCCTAACAGCCTTGCATGTTTTTTAACCGGAACAAATCCTTCACCTAAGACTGAACTTCTTCATATAGGCTTAAACCGTAAGAATTTGATAGACAGCACTTTTAAGCCCATCCTTTCTTATAAGGAAGAAGACGTAGATGCTTTTTTGGAAATTTCGGGAAACGACATTTTAACAAACTTAGGGAACAGCTCCCTTGTTCACTACAATACCTCCTCAAAGCAGGGAAAAAGGTTGTCCCGTTCCTATGGATTTCCTAAAGAAGCGATTATCTTAAAAAAATATTTTATAAGTCTCAACTTCGGCGATACCCTATCGTGGTATGAGCGGAAGACCGGGGCTATTTTAAAAACAATAAACATAGAGTAA
- a CDS encoding putative glycoside hydrolase, whose translation MALCCPMKIFYCGKRALRLAFVLLIIMLPLYAQDVFLAGSSEGLFRIDNFRVKKIWRDAAVLKISKAGNQWLFLTGKGLAASKNLKDFYYLNDKLPKKIIKNIDKNGNKTFIEKIPQLKDLEVHPFNPNIFVTATSSNVFLTRDSGKTWEDLGANHSVNGIKAVSVLDMPNASGEKVLTVFVSHSIAGMAWKQPDVNSKIWNNISDGLKKGPEGVEEVSDIVFNQISNESQVYCAQTFSGLMYRLDWNKKIFILLNEKEANDKKLVCVDSLNIIDNTVFGVMEGGLFETNLIIPNTQIYTSKKLLKNYDKVKKYLKNSNYLCAFVPSNLTSFNGNLSLSELWLLHDKKNQSNPYLKISDGKKGIYTPTHQMREDKSFEKHLKTIKDNKLNALVIDMKDEAGFVRYESKNENIKKYNGVKYTLDIEKLIKKAKAENIYLIARIVVFKDKNLYRYNEGQYAVKDKETGKPWQGYNIYNGEKEIIQEHWVDPYNEDVWKYNVDIAEELCSLGFDEIQFDYIRFPTDGLNLANVRYPAQENGMDKVSALMSFLAYSRERIKAPLSIDIYGANGWYRTGARTGQEVELLAEYVDVICPMFYPSHFSQSFLAYKPAEERPYRIYHQGSYRNKLMARNKVIVRPWAQAFFIPVSYDKKYYDENYVKRQILGIKDSIDEGYIYWNNSGRYLDLRPDGEGL comes from the coding sequence ATGGCATTATGTTGCCCTATGAAAATTTTTTATTGCGGTAAAAGAGCTTTAAGGCTTGCTTTTGTTTTGTTGATTATTATGCTCCCGCTTTATGCTCAAGATGTTTTTTTGGCAGGAAGCTCTGAGGGCTTGTTTAGAATAGATAATTTTAGAGTAAAGAAGATTTGGAGAGATGCGGCTGTTTTAAAGATATCTAAGGCCGGAAATCAATGGCTTTTTTTAACCGGGAAGGGGCTTGCCGCAAGCAAAAATTTAAAAGATTTTTACTATCTAAACGATAAGCTTCCAAAAAAAATAATTAAAAATATAGATAAAAACGGAAACAAAACCTTTATAGAAAAAATTCCTCAACTTAAAGATTTGGAAGTTCATCCCTTTAATCCGAACATCTTTGTTACTGCAACTTCAAGCAATGTTTTTTTGACGAGGGATTCAGGAAAAACTTGGGAGGACCTTGGTGCCAATCATTCGGTAAACGGAATAAAGGCTGTAAGTGTTTTGGACATGCCTAATGCAAGTGGTGAAAAAGTTTTAACGGTTTTTGTTTCGCACTCCATTGCCGGTATGGCATGGAAGCAGCCCGATGTAAATTCTAAAATTTGGAACAATATAAGCGACGGCTTAAAAAAAGGTCCGGAAGGAGTTGAAGAAGTATCCGATATTGTTTTTAATCAAATCTCAAACGAGTCTCAAGTTTACTGTGCTCAAACATTTTCAGGTTTGATGTACAGGCTTGATTGGAATAAAAAAATCTTTATACTCTTAAACGAAAAAGAAGCAAACGATAAAAAGCTTGTTTGTGTAGATAGTTTAAATATAATAGACAATACCGTTTTCGGAGTTATGGAAGGCGGTTTATTTGAAACTAATTTAATTATCCCTAATACCCAAATTTACACTTCTAAAAAATTATTAAAAAATTATGACAAGGTTAAAAAATATCTTAAAAATTCAAACTATCTGTGTGCCTTTGTGCCGAGTAATTTGACCTCATTTAACGGTAATTTATCCCTATCCGAACTCTGGTTATTGCATGATAAAAAAAATCAAAGCAATCCTTACTTAAAGATCTCAGACGGTAAAAAAGGAATTTATACGCCTACCCATCAGATGCGGGAAGATAAATCTTTTGAAAAGCATCTTAAAACAATCAAGGACAATAAACTCAATGCCCTTGTCATCGATATGAAAGATGAAGCGGGTTTTGTCCGCTATGAAAGTAAAAATGAGAATATAAAAAAATATAATGGTGTAAAATATACTCTCGATATCGAAAAACTTATAAAAAAGGCAAAGGCTGAAAATATCTACCTTATCGCCCGCATTGTAGTGTTTAAAGATAAAAACTTATACAGATATAACGAAGGTCAATACGCCGTCAAGGATAAGGAAACCGGAAAGCCATGGCAGGGTTATAATATTTATAACGGAGAAAAAGAAATTATACAGGAGCATTGGGTCGATCCTTATAATGAAGACGTTTGGAAATACAATGTCGATATAGCCGAAGAGCTTTGCTCGCTCGGCTTTGATGAAATTCAGTTTGACTATATCCGCTTTCCTACAGACGGCCTAAACCTTGCAAATGTCCGATACCCGGCCCAAGAAAACGGCATGGATAAGGTTAGTGCCCTAATGTCCTTTTTAGCCTACTCGCGCGAAAGAATCAAGGCTCCTCTTTCTATAGATATTTACGGGGCAAACGGCTGGTACCGCACGGGAGCCCGCACCGGACAGGAGGTAGAACTCCTTGCAGAATATGTAGATGTTATCTGTCCTATGTTTTATCCCAGCCATTTTTCTCAAAGCTTTTTAGCTTATAAGCCTGCCGAAGAAAGGCCCTATAGAATTTATCATCAAGGTTCATACAGAAACAAATTGATGGCACGCAATAAGGTAATAGTGCGTCCATGGGCTCAAGCGTTTTTTATTCCGGTTTCTTACGATAAAAAATACTATGATGAAAATTATGTAAAACGCCAAATTTTAGGAATTAAGGATTCCATAGATGAGGGTTATATTTATTGGAATAATTCGGGCCGCTACTTGGATCTGCGTCCTGACGGGGAGGGCTTATAA
- a CDS encoding phosphatase PAP2 family protein: MTEFTAASKEFHAVHQWGIEVIRTVQNFSNPVITEILKVFTDASTYGFVVFIIGLYLWCIDYKKGLHLAYAAAFTSGLNGGIKRILKVPRPFTHAPEIMLKSIGGYSTPSGHSSISALIYPAALFYKPFQKEPSKDSQSNNIETKGTASARLKIAAAISLPLLVGFSRVYLGVHYPTDVLLGWALGAFIFLALMFLLPAVEARLSSSNKTDEEDPQNIKFKKDASIRFTLAAIFSFILILISKEKVNEAGVILGLAFGNIRILENSKYNFDASSGSALQKLLRFIIGATLSCIPILIFYLLKIDSSYAQYRLYRFLEFFAVGAVASGLAPIIFCRLKLSGGENADR; this comes from the coding sequence ATGACGGAATTTACAGCAGCTTCAAAAGAATTTCATGCCGTGCACCAATGGGGGATAGAAGTAATTAGGACTGTGCAAAATTTTTCAAATCCGGTTATTACCGAAATCCTAAAAGTTTTTACGGATGCTTCAACCTACGGCTTTGTAGTTTTTATTATAGGCCTATATCTTTGGTGCATCGATTACAAAAAGGGGCTTCACCTTGCTTACGCCGCCGCCTTTACCTCAGGGCTTAACGGAGGAATTAAGCGTATCTTAAAAGTCCCGAGGCCTTTTACTCATGCCCCGGAAATTATGCTTAAAAGCATAGGAGGATATTCGACGCCTTCGGGGCACTCTTCGATAAGTGCCTTAATTTATCCGGCAGCCTTGTTTTATAAGCCCTTTCAAAAAGAGCCATCGAAAGATTCCCAATCGAATAATATCGAAACAAAGGGTACAGCTTCAGCTAGGCTAAAAATAGCAGCGGCAATTAGCCTTCCGCTCTTGGTGGGTTTTTCACGTGTTTATCTCGGAGTACACTATCCGACCGATGTCCTTTTGGGCTGGGCTCTTGGAGCATTTATCTTTTTAGCTTTGATGTTTTTGCTTCCCGCAGTTGAAGCAAGGCTTTCTTCCTCAAACAAGACCGATGAAGAAGATCCGCAAAATATTAAATTCAAAAAAGATGCTTCAATAAGGTTTACCCTTGCCGCTATTTTTTCATTTATACTCATTTTAATTTCGAAGGAAAAGGTAAATGAGGCAGGCGTTATCCTTGGGCTTGCTTTTGGAAATATCCGAATCCTAGAAAATTCAAAATATAATTTTGATGCTTCTTCAGGCTCTGCGCTTCAAAAGCTTTTAAGATTTATTATCGGGGCAACTCTTTCATGTATTCCGATTTTAATTTTCTATCTTTTAAAAATAGATTCAAGCTATGCCCAATACAGGCTCTACCGCT